The genome window TGTCGTCGTAGTGATGACGCCAATGGTCTTCGGTTTGTTCGCCCAGCGCCGCGGCTACCGTCATTTGCGCCATGATGGTAGCCCCGCCCCGGCCAATAAGACTGCGGTCGGCCAACAGCACGCGAGCGCCGTTCTCGGCTGCCGCCACTGCGGCGCTCATACCCGCCGCGCCTGCGCCGATCACCAGCACATCGGTATCGATATCAAGATCGTTCATCATGCCCCCAAGTACGCCCGCTGCACCGCGCCATCGGCCGCCAATTCCGCAGCCGCGCCTTCCGTAACCAGTTGTCCATGCTGCAACACGTAGGCCCGGTCCGCCAATTCCAGCGCCATGCGCGCGTTCTGCTCAACAAGCAGAATCGTCTGGCCCGCCGCTTTCCAGCGGAACAGGATTTCATACACGCTATCGACAAACTTGGGCGACAGGCCCATCGACGGCTCGTCGATGCAAACAAGTTCGGCCTGCCGTAGCCATGCGCGGCCCAGTGCCAGCATCTGCTGTTCGCCGCCTGACAAGGTGCCAGCCAGTTGGCGGCGGCGTTCCGCCAAACGCGGAAAACTGGCATAGACCCGCTCCAGGTCGGCGGCCACCTCGGCGCGTTGGGCGCGGCGCGGCCATGCGCCCATCAGCAGGTTTTCCTGCACGCTCATTTCGGGAAAGACCCGCCTGCCTTCCGGCACGCTGGCCACGCCTTGCGCGATGACATCTGCTGGCGCCTGACCGTGTATGGGCAAGCCGCGCAAATGGATGGAACCGGCAGATGGCCGGACAAGCCCCAGCACGGACTTCAGCGTTGTGGACTTGCCGCAGGCGTTGCCACCCAGGACGGCGACGACTTCACCGCGTTGCACATGCAGCGATACGCCAAAGAGCGCCTGTACTGCGCCATAGTGGACGTCCAGCCCGGCAATGGCGAGCAGCGGCGGCGCCGCATGAATAGAAAGAGTGTCAGCCAAGATGCGCATCCGATTCCGACGGGCGGGTGCGAACCCGTCCCAGATAAGCTTCGATCACCGCCGGATCATCCAAAGTTTGCGCAGGCGCGCCTTCGGCCAACACCTGCCCCTGGTTCAGCACCACCAGGTGATCCGCCACCTGCCGCACGAGCGACAGTTTGTGTTCCACCACCAACAGGCCAAGCTCGGGATGAGTGCGGCGCAAGGTCAGCAGCAGCTCCGTCAGTTCGCCCGTTTCCGTGGGATTCATGCCAGCGGCCGGTTCGTCCAGCAACACATAACGCGGATCGCCCGCCAATACTCGGGCCAGCTCCAGGCGCCGGCGATTCGCGTAAGACAGGCTATAGGCAGGCGCGTCGCGGCGCTGCCACAGGCGATCACCAAATAACCGCATTGCGTACTCCGCACGTTCGTGCTGGATGCCTGTGCGCTTGCGCCATCCCCGCGAGCGGACAAGAGCGCCCAGCGCTTCGGACAGCGGATTGAGCAAGCCGCCGCCAAGCTGGCGCAACGCCGCCGCCTGCGTGCCCAGCAGCACGCTTTCCCATACGGTCAAGGCAGGAAACACCCGCGAGGTCTGAAAACTGCGGCCCAGTCCCATGCGGCAAATGCGCTCGGGCGGCAGGCGATCAATACGCTTGCCGTCCAAAAATATCGAACCGGCGCTGGGCCGGGCAACGCCGCTAAGTAACTGAATCAGCGTGGATTTTCCTGCGCCGTTCGGGCCGATCAGGGCCAACGTCTGCCCCGGCGCCAGATGGAAGCTGACGTCATGCACCGCGCGCACACCGGCGTAATGGCGCGACACGGCCTGCGCCGTCAGACCGACCGGCGTTGTATTCTGTTTTTGATTCATCAATGCGCTCCCAGCAAGCCTTGGGGCCGCCACCGCAGCATCAACAACAGCAGCACGCCATAGGCGATCATTCGCCAGTCCGCAAACGGCCTGAGCAATTCAGGCAGCAAGGTCAGCGCAATACCCGCAACGGCGGCTCCTGCCAAATTGCCCAATCCGCCAAGAACCGCCATCGCCAGCAGCAACAGCGACGCTTGAACCGAGAAGCTGTCGGGACTGACCACGGACTGCACATAGGCAAACAGCCCGCCTGCCAGACCCGCCAACGCGCCCGAAACCGCAAACCCCAGCAAGAGATACCGCAGCACTGGCAGTCCGCTGGTATGCGCCGCCAGCCGGTCTTCACGGATACCGCGCCATGCGCGTCCAATATCCGAACGGAGCAGGCGCTCGGCCAGAAACAGGCCCATTGCCGTCACTGCAACCACCAGCCAATACTTGTGCGACACGCTGCCCAAGCGCAGATCACCCGCCAGCGCCAACCGGGGCGCTGGAATGCCGGGCATACCCATCGGGCCGCGCGTCAGATCGATCCATGTCATGAACACCAGAAAACCCACCTGCCCGATAGCCAGCGTGCCTAACGCCGCGGTATGGCCATTCAGCTTGCGCAACGGCAGCGCCGCCAACACTGCCACGGCAGCCGTTATCAACGCCGCTGCGGGCAAGGCCAATTCCACAGGCCAGCCATACTGCTTGGCCAGAATGGCCACCGCATACGCGCCCACACCGTAAAACGCCGCATGTCCCAGGGACAGCACGCCCAGAGCGCCTGACACCAGCGTCACGCTGGCTGCCAGCAAGGCGAAAATCAACGCGTAGGAAAAGGCTTGCAAGACATAGCCGCTCTGCGTGAGCAGCGGCAACAGCGCAAAGACCACACCCGCCATCAAATAGCCGCGAGGCTGTAGCCGGTACGAACGCCACGCCGCGCGCTGGCTCGACGAAGACGCCAGCAAACTTGTGGTTGGCATTGGCCCAGATGCGCCCGACACGCCGCCCAAGGCTTCCAGCCGCCGGTCGCCAAGCAGGCCTTGCGGCCGCACCAGCAAGAACAACAGCAACAGCGCGTAAGCCACCAGATCACGATACCCCTCGCCCAGATAAGCACTGGCAAGCGTCTCGGCCACGCCCAGGAGCAGACCGCCCAGCACCGCGCCGGGGATGCTGGACAAGCCCCCAAGCAGCGCCGCGGCAAAACCTTTCAGCCCGAACGGCAACCCCATTTGCGGAAAAACGCTCTTGAAGTACATCGCCACCAAAATGCCGCTGAGTGCGCCCAGCGCACCCGCCAGGCCAAACGCCAGTTGCTTGACCTGACCCGTGCGCACGCCCAATTGGGAGGCCGCGTCGCGGTCTTGGGCGGTGGCGCGCAAACTACGCCCCGTCCAGGTGCTGCGCAAGAACCAGGTCAAGGCGGCCGTCGCCGCAAGACCGAACCCGAAAATCAGAATATCCGTGCTGCCGATGTAGGCGCCGCCCACGAAGAAGGTCTTTTCTTCGTAAGGCAGCGCAAACACCTGCCCTTCCGGCGACCAGATAATTTCCGCGAGCTGGTCGAGAACCATGCTGATCGCCAATGTCGACAGCAACGGCGCGATGTAGGGCGCGTTCTCCAGCGGACGCAACGCCACGCGCTCAAGCAACATACCCAGCACCGTGGTCGCCAGCACCGACAAAATTGCCGCCACCCACAAAGGCAGCCCGAATGACACCCCGGTGAATGCCAGGAATGCGCCCAGCATGAAGAGCGCGCCCTGGGCGAAGTTGATCAGATTGGCAACGCCGAATACCAGCGAAAACCCAAGCGCGATCAAGGCATACACCTGACCGATTGCCAGACCGTTTAGTACCTGGCTGAAGAACAATTCCATCACGTCCGCCAGTTTGATCAGTCGATCTGGAACTGGCCGTTGCTGACCTTGATGAACACCGGGTCCTTGCGGACGTTGCCGTTTTCGTACTTGGTCACGCCGGTAATGCCTTGATAGGCCGCACCGTTGGCCAGTTCGTCGCGCACGGCCTGTCCGGTCAGCGGCTTGCCCGACTGAATCACGCGGCGGATCGCGGCAACGCCAACGCCCGTGGCGTCATAGGCCAGTGCGGCGAACTGATCTGGCGTGCGGTTGTACTTTTTACGATAGGCCTCGGTGAAAGCCGCTGTCTTCGGGTTGCCTGCAAAGAACAAGGTGTGCAGTTCTACGCCTTCGGCGGCCTTGCCGCTCAGTTCCAGGAACTTGGGCGAGGTCAACGGAATACCGCCGCCCACCGGAATGTCGACGCCAGCCTGGCGCAGTTGCTGCAAGAAGATGGACGCTTCCTGATACGGCAGCGCCAGGAACACGCCTTCCGGCTTGAGCGATTTGATCTTGCTGACCAAGGGCCGGAAGTCCTTCGCGCCTGCCACCACGGCTTCGGTCAGCAGCACTTGTCCGCCGCCCTTGACGATGGCGGCAGCCGTGGCCTTGCCGGTGTAGAGGCCCCAATCGTCTTGCGAGTAAGGAATGACAACAGTCTTGGCCTTCAACTGCTTTTGAATCGTGTCGGCGTTGTACTGCGCCAGCACGTCATCCGTGTTGTTCTGGCGGAATTGATAGGGGCTTAATTTGGAGAAGTCGGGATGCGATGCGGTCGGGCTGATCTGCGGAATCTTCGCTTCAGTAAAGATGGGCGCCGCCGCGACGGAAGCCGTGGTGGACCAGGAGCCGATGGCCAGCACCACACCCGGAGTTTCAGCAATTTTGCGCGCTACTGTGGCGGCTTCCTGCGGAGAGTTGCGATCGTCTTCAACGATGAGCTTTACCGGACGGCCTTCGATGCCGCCCGCGGCTTTCACTTCGTCCAGGTACAGGTTCACCCCTTCCTGGAAGCTGATGCCGTATTGGGCGAAGTTGCCGGACAGGTGAGAAAAGAAACCGATGCTGACAGGGTCAGCAGCCAGCGCGGACGCAGTCAGAAGCGAAGACAACGCTGCGAACAGCGGGCGGGAGTAGCGACGGGACATGTTGACGACCTCGATGTTGAACGCGCGGCGCGATCATGTTTTTCTGATCACCGCCACGCCATGCCACGCTGGCATGAAGGTCGGAACATTAACTTTTTGTCGATAAAACGCTAACTTAATATTAGCAATAAGCTAGTGTGAAACTGGGGTTCCACCGCAAGCACGCCTTGCCCGCAAGTCGCTGCGCCTGATGCGGCAACAAGCATATGCCTAGATATTCTTTGTCTGCACAGCTGGCGCTCCTTAGTATGACTCCAAGCTATTTCACAGAAATCTTTTGGAGTTCGGAAGCATGAGTTCGTTTAAGAAACTGCCATCTATCGACACAGCCCGCAGGCGTTTGCTGTTTCATTCCGGCGCTGCCCCGACGGCCGCTGCGCCGGACAGCGCGCAATACGCGTTGTCCGGCAGAATTGAGCTGATGGCCGGGTGGGCAACGCGTGCTGCTGCCCCGCTCCACGCCGCCGCTCAGGCCGCTTCAGCGTCCAACTCGGTTTGCCGTTGACCGGCATCCCGATAGCCGGGACGAGCCGCCAGGAGCTCCCGCGTGTAGGCGTGCTGCGGCTTCGCGAACACCTGGTCCACGGCGCCCTGCTCCACCAATACGCCAGCCGCCATGACCGCAACCCGGTCGCTGATGTGCTGGACAACCTCCAGATCATGCGAGATCAGCAGATAGGTCAGGCCGAATTCGGCCTGCAATTGCTGCAATAGGTCCAGCACCTGGCTTTGCACCGCAACGTCCAACGCGGACACCGGTTCATCCAGCACGATCAGCTCTGGTTGCAGAGCCAGCGCCCGAGCGATGGCCACCCGTTGCCGCTGCCCGCCCGATAGCGCCGCAGGTTTGCGCGACAGCATCCCGCGTTCCAATGCCACCTGATCCAAGAGCTGTGCCGCCCTGGCTCGCTGGTCACGCGTCGATCCTGCCCGGAAGGCCCGCAAGGGTTCGGTCAGGATGTCTTCGATGGTGAACCGGGGGTCTAGCGAGCTGTACGGATTCTGATGCACGAACTGAATACGCCGCCGCAAGAGCCTTAGCCCTTCGCCTTTGAGGCCGCCAATATCTTGCCCGGCGAAGGTGACGCGGCCCCCCGAGGGTTGCTCCATGCGAACGATCATGCGCGCGGTGGTGGATTTACCAGAGCCGGATTCACCCACCAGGGCCAGGGTCTGGCCCTGCGCAATGTCAAACGACACGCCGCGCACGGCGTGCAATGCCGCGCCGCCCGCCAAGGCAAAGGTTTTGCTCAGGTCGCTGACCGTCAGCAAGGGCTTGATCGCTGCGGCGTTGGCCGCTTCTGGAGGCGACACCGCAAACGTTCGGGAAGATGCCCCGGGACGCGCGGCAAGCAAGGCCTGCGTGTAGGGATGTTGGGGCCGTTCGAATACATCACGCGCACGCCCTTCCTCCACAATCAGCCCCTGGCGCATCACGATGACCCGGTCAGCCCTTTCGGCGGCCAGCGCCAGATCATGTGTGATCAACAAGACCGATGTTTTGCACTCTTGCGTCATCAGTGTCAGCTGATCC of Achromobacter seleniivolatilans contains these proteins:
- a CDS encoding ABC transporter ATP-binding protein, producing MADTLSIHAAPPLLAIAGLDVHYGAVQALFGVSLHVQRGEVVAVLGGNACGKSTTLKSVLGLVRPSAGSIHLRGLPIHGQAPADVIAQGVASVPEGRRVFPEMSVQENLLMGAWPRRAQRAEVAADLERVYASFPRLAERRRQLAGTLSGGEQQMLALGRAWLRQAELVCIDEPSMGLSPKFVDSVYEILFRWKAAGQTILLVEQNARMALELADRAYVLQHGQLVTEGAAAELAADGAVQRAYLGA
- a CDS encoding ABC transporter ATP-binding protein — its product is MNQKQNTTPVGLTAQAVSRHYAGVRAVHDVSFHLAPGQTLALIGPNGAGKSTLIQLLSGVARPSAGSIFLDGKRIDRLPPERICRMGLGRSFQTSRVFPALTVWESVLLGTQAAALRQLGGGLLNPLSEALGALVRSRGWRKRTGIQHERAEYAMRLFGDRLWQRRDAPAYSLSYANRRRLELARVLAGDPRYVLLDEPAAGMNPTETGELTELLLTLRRTHPELGLLVVEHKLSLVRQVADHLVVLNQGQVLAEGAPAQTLDDPAVIEAYLGRVRTRPSESDAHLG
- a CDS encoding ABC transporter permease; translation: MELFFSQVLNGLAIGQVYALIALGFSLVFGVANLINFAQGALFMLGAFLAFTGVSFGLPLWVAAILSVLATTVLGMLLERVALRPLENAPYIAPLLSTLAISMVLDQLAEIIWSPEGQVFALPYEEKTFFVGGAYIGSTDILIFGFGLAATAALTWFLRSTWTGRSLRATAQDRDAASQLGVRTGQVKQLAFGLAGALGALSGILVAMYFKSVFPQMGLPFGLKGFAAALLGGLSSIPGAVLGGLLLGVAETLASAYLGEGYRDLVAYALLLLFLLVRPQGLLGDRRLEALGGVSGASGPMPTTSLLASSSSQRAAWRSYRLQPRGYLMAGVVFALLPLLTQSGYVLQAFSYALIFALLAASVTLVSGALGVLSLGHAAFYGVGAYAVAILAKQYGWPVELALPAAALITAAVAVLAALPLRKLNGHTAALGTLAIGQVGFLVFMTWIDLTRGPMGMPGIPAPRLALAGDLRLGSVSHKYWLVVAVTAMGLFLAERLLRSDIGRAWRGIREDRLAAHTSGLPVLRYLLLGFAVSGALAGLAGGLFAYVQSVVSPDSFSVQASLLLLAMAVLGGLGNLAGAAVAGIALTLLPELLRPFADWRMIAYGVLLLLMLRWRPQGLLGAH
- a CDS encoding ABC transporter substrate-binding protein; translated protein: MSRRYSRPLFAALSSLLTASALAADPVSIGFFSHLSGNFAQYGISFQEGVNLYLDEVKAAGGIEGRPVKLIVEDDRNSPQEAATVARKIAETPGVVLAIGSWSTTASVAAAPIFTEAKIPQISPTASHPDFSKLSPYQFRQNNTDDVLAQYNADTIQKQLKAKTVVIPYSQDDWGLYTGKATAAAIVKGGGQVLLTEAVVAGAKDFRPLVSKIKSLKPEGVFLALPYQEASIFLQQLRQAGVDIPVGGGIPLTSPKFLELSGKAAEGVELHTLFFAGNPKTAAFTEAYRKKYNRTPDQFAALAYDATGVGVAAIRRVIQSGKPLTGQAVRDELANGAAYQGITGVTKYENGNVRKDPVFIKVSNGQFQID
- a CDS encoding dipeptide ABC transporter ATP-binding protein, which gives rise to MTTDSIGSAAGPLLDVRGLHVAYAAGRHAVHAVRGVTLHVDGGEIVAIVGESGSGKSSTAHAIIGLLQEGARIASGSIRFQGEELTRAGEGAWRRLRGARIGLVPQDPAVSLNPAMRIGDQVAEVLRIHGLADRVNARQRAVQILDQVGLSQPSLRATQYPHELSGGMRQRVLIGIAFACRPDLVIADEPTSALDATVQRRILDQLTLMTQECKTSVLLITHDLALAAERADRVIVMRQGLIVEEGRARDVFERPQHPYTQALLAARPGASSRTFAVSPPEAANAAAIKPLLTVSDLSKTFALAGGAALHAVRGVSFDIAQGQTLALVGESGSGKSTTARMIVRMEQPSGGRVTFAGQDIGGLKGEGLRLLRRRIQFVHQNPYSSLDPRFTIEDILTEPLRAFRAGSTRDQRARAAQLLDQVALERGMLSRKPAALSGGQRQRVAIARALALQPELIVLDEPVSALDVAVQSQVLDLLQQLQAEFGLTYLLISHDLEVVQHISDRVAVMAAGVLVEQGAVDQVFAKPQHAYTRELLAARPGYRDAGQRQTELDAEAA